In Caproiciproducens sp. NJN-50, the following are encoded in one genomic region:
- the rsmA gene encoding 16S rRNA (adenine(1518)-N(6)/adenine(1519)-N(6))-dimethyltransferase RsmA: MELTDLATIRAVLKRHGFRFSKSLGQNFLTDPSVCPRMALACGADESKGVLEIGPGFGVLTKELSERAGRVVAVELDESLLPVLGETLDSCRNVEVVPGDVLKLDLAGLLKEKFGGMETAVCANLPYYITSPVLMRFLEERLPVASLTLMVQKEAARRLCAPPGSRDCGAVSVAVSYYARPKILFEVPRTSFYPQPNVDSAVIRLDVLPEPSVRVKNEKAFFALVRAAFGKRRKTVLNSISSGLGLEKSEILTALERAAVAPSARAEQLSIGQFAELSNRLEKLKNEQ; encoded by the coding sequence ATGGAACTGACGGACCTTGCAACCATCCGGGCCGTCTTGAAACGGCATGGCTTCCGCTTTTCTAAATCCCTGGGGCAGAATTTTCTGACCGACCCCTCCGTCTGCCCGCGCATGGCGCTTGCATGCGGCGCGGACGAGTCAAAGGGAGTGCTGGAAATCGGCCCTGGGTTCGGCGTGCTGACCAAGGAGCTTTCCGAGCGGGCCGGCAGGGTCGTCGCGGTGGAACTGGACGAAAGCCTGCTGCCCGTCCTCGGGGAAACGCTGGACTCCTGCCGGAATGTGGAAGTCGTCCCCGGAGATGTCCTGAAGCTGGATCTTGCGGGGCTGCTGAAAGAGAAATTCGGCGGAATGGAAACCGCGGTTTGCGCAAATCTGCCGTATTACATCACGTCGCCTGTTTTGATGCGCTTTCTGGAGGAGCGGCTGCCGGTCGCTTCCTTGACCCTCATGGTGCAGAAGGAGGCGGCGCGGCGCCTGTGCGCGCCGCCGGGCAGCAGGGACTGCGGAGCGGTGAGCGTCGCGGTCAGCTATTACGCAAGGCCGAAGATCCTGTTCGAGGTGCCGCGGACCTCGTTCTATCCGCAGCCGAATGTGGATTCGGCGGTCATCCGGCTGGACGTGCTTCCGGAGCCTTCCGTCAGGGTCAAAAATGAAAAAGCATTTTTTGCGCTTGTGCGCGCGGCGTTCGGCAAACGGCGCAAAACGGTTTTAAACTCCATTTCATCCGGGCTTGGACTCGAAAAAAGCGAAATACTCACAGCGCTTGAGCGCGCCGCCGTTGCGCCGAGCGCGAGGGCGGAACAGCTTTCCATCGGGCAGTTTGCCGAATTGTCCAACAGACTGGAGAAACTGAAAAATGAGCAATGA
- a CDS encoding helix-turn-helix domain-containing protein: MNNNFARIITLLRKERGYSQKKAAGDLGVSQALLSHYEKGIRECGLDFVVRAADYYNVSCDYLLGRTPHRSGATISVEDIPEPDAAGKENTMRGSLLPVLNKKLIANSLNVIFGILQKCGNKALTTEISAFLSLSVYKIFRMLYSANSKNPQGLFSVPLKLSSGRSAAAQQISLSNAECLISGNRVESMEGVDKNALPSLSPEKLSMEYPLFASSLFNLIQNSELRMGVKKQSK; this comes from the coding sequence ATGAACAACAATTTTGCAAGAATTATCACCTTGCTTCGCAAGGAACGCGGCTACAGCCAGAAAAAGGCCGCCGGGGACCTCGGCGTTTCCCAGGCGCTGCTCTCCCATTATGAAAAGGGAATCCGGGAATGCGGCCTCGATTTTGTCGTTCGCGCGGCCGACTACTACAACGTATCCTGCGACTATCTGCTGGGCCGGACTCCGCACCGCAGCGGCGCTACGATCTCGGTGGAAGATATTCCCGAACCGGACGCGGCGGGCAAGGAGAACACCATGCGCGGAAGCCTGCTGCCCGTTTTGAATAAAAAGCTGATCGCCAATTCTCTGAACGTCATTTTCGGCATTCTTCAGAAATGTGGAAACAAGGCGCTGACAACGGAAATCTCCGCTTTTCTCAGCCTTTCCGTATACAAAATTTTCCGCATGCTTTATTCCGCCAATTCCAAGAATCCCCAGGGGCTTTTCTCCGTCCCTCTGAAACTCAGCTCCGGCCGCTCCGCCGCGGCGCAGCAGATCTCTCTTTCCAACGCGGAATGCCTGATTTCAGGAAACAGGGTCGAATCCATGGAGGGCGTCGACAAGAACGCGCTGCCCTCCCTTTCCCCCGAAAAACTGTCTATGGAATACCCGCTGTTCGCCTCTTCGCTCTTCAACCTGATCCAGAACTCAGAACTGCGGATGGGAGTAAAAAAGCAGTCTAAATAA
- a CDS encoding carbon-nitrogen hydrolase family protein — protein MNRDVLTVSVVTMNAAWGDKVRNLNRIKGYIECAGKRGSDLIVLPEMALTGYDDVPETPIDQKMQARLAETIPGPATDEIAELTKRYGIYAFLGMPECAPEGLYNSMAVFSPEGLCAVYRKMHLPPPEPNWALRGEKPVLVETPWGPVGVSICYDSYYFPELMRYYVAKGARLVVNCTAHAHCHGRYLAKASLEVGSVVNGIFIASSNLGGPDLTNWFWGGSSIVGPSRNKREPHYYAGIPFYEDGCDEEAMYTATIDLSLATRFLVQENGAGETDFRPDVYSRMYSELAQMPPFRK, from the coding sequence ATGAACCGTGACGTGCTGACCGTATCCGTTGTTACGATGAACGCGGCGTGGGGAGACAAAGTTCGCAATTTGAATCGGATCAAGGGGTATATCGAGTGCGCAGGCAAGCGCGGCTCCGATCTGATCGTTCTGCCGGAGATGGCGCTGACGGGGTATGACGACGTGCCGGAGACACCGATCGACCAAAAAATGCAGGCTCGTCTGGCGGAAACGATTCCGGGACCGGCAACGGACGAAATCGCGGAGCTGACAAAGCGATATGGAATCTACGCATTCCTTGGAATGCCGGAATGCGCGCCGGAGGGACTTTACAACTCCATGGCGGTTTTTTCACCGGAGGGGCTGTGCGCCGTCTATCGAAAAATGCATCTCCCGCCGCCGGAACCGAACTGGGCCCTGCGGGGCGAAAAGCCGGTGCTGGTGGAAACGCCCTGGGGTCCGGTCGGTGTTTCCATCTGCTACGATTCTTATTACTTTCCGGAACTGATGCGCTATTATGTTGCAAAGGGAGCAAGACTGGTCGTCAACTGCACGGCCCACGCCCACTGCCATGGACGTTATCTGGCAAAGGCTTCGCTGGAGGTTGGTTCCGTGGTGAATGGAATCTTCATCGCCTCATCGAATCTTGGCGGGCCGGACCTGACGAACTGGTTCTGGGGAGGAAGCAGTATCGTCGGTCCTTCCAGAAACAAAAGAGAGCCGCATTACTATGCGGGAATCCCATTTTATGAAGACGGCTGCGACGAGGAGGCAATGTACACCGCTACGATCGATCTCAGCCTCGCGACACGGTTCCTCGTGCAGGAAAACGGGGCGGGGGAGACGGACTTTAGGCCGGACGTTTACAGCAGAATGTATTCCGAGCTGGCACAGATGCCCCCGTTCAGAAAATAA
- a CDS encoding histidine phosphatase family protein, translated as MKSYTVHFIRHGTTEGNEQGRYIGSTDLALSPGGAEHLHALGKKHSYPTAQVYLCSPMRRCTETMGILYPEAKPTLISGLRECDFGDWEGKTAGEIAGEDGRFRRWIAGDGEPVTPPNGEDGSAFAQRVCAAFEKIVEDLMRSGTTSTVIVTHGGVVMSILAAYGLPRAKFYDWMSEPGCGYSMRIIPGLWMRSRVGEVFSEIPVRPKQDGEGGERILIDLAREAADRAFGEKERKTGGAGNGREPK; from the coding sequence ATGAAATCCTACACCGTTCATTTCATCCGTCACGGGACGACAGAAGGCAACGAACAGGGCCGTTATATCGGCTCGACGGACCTCGCGCTTTCCCCGGGGGGCGCGGAACATTTGCACGCGCTGGGGAAAAAGCATTCCTATCCGACGGCTCAGGTGTATCTTTGCAGCCCGATGCGCCGCTGCACGGAAACCATGGGCATTTTATATCCGGAAGCCAAACCGACTCTGATTTCCGGTCTGCGGGAGTGTGACTTCGGCGACTGGGAAGGAAAGACAGCCGGAGAAATTGCCGGGGAGGACGGCCGTTTCCGCAGGTGGATCGCCGGGGACGGAGAGCCGGTCACGCCGCCGAACGGGGAGGATGGCTCCGCTTTTGCGCAGCGGGTCTGCGCGGCGTTTGAGAAGATTGTAGAGGACCTGATGCGCTCCGGGACAACCTCCACGGTGATTGTCACGCACGGCGGGGTGGTCATGTCCATTCTCGCCGCCTACGGTCTGCCGCGGGCGAAATTCTACGACTGGATGTCCGAGCCGGGATGCGGGTATTCAATGAGGATCATTCCGGGCCTTTGGATGCGGTCCAGAGTCGGGGAAGTCTTTTCGGAGATTCCGGTCCGTCCCAAACAGGACGGGGAAGGCGGCGAAAGAATTCTGATCGACCTTGCACGGGAGGCGGCAGACCGCGCGTTCGGCGAAAAGGAGAGGAAAACAGGCGGAGCCGGGAACGGGAGGGAACCAAAATGA
- a CDS encoding homocysteine S-methyltransferase family protein, which translates to MDYLDRLPLLLDPIPDFHAAGLPSGAEPELWLAEHPGPAGNLLRRSLSAGVRTLCAPTLCANRFCLPHRDIPGLNRQLVKIAKDAAGTVGIPVGGAVGPSGLFVPPHGEADFDDIYDGYREQIRSLDEAGADFLLLDGLHSLSDLRAALLAARTTGLPVIVLISVDSDGRTMTGGSLLPALITLQAMGADAVGLSCAAEPELAEEFRRARQHAAVPFAVRLRPDDLTPVELAGAAVPFLEAGVRILGTGIGAGPEHVKALAEVMKKFGPPVLPEEPDCDAAAIEQEAFFLGDDIVLSEPIRCTSSLADDLIDLDDEQVTAALVDVTGMDDAALLGEAGGMTRLPIAVHADSPTVLDAALRYFQGRLIIDSNCQIERETLEPLAAKYGAILY; encoded by the coding sequence ATGGACTACCTTGACCGGCTCCCGCTTCTTCTGGACCCGATTCCCGATTTTCACGCCGCCGGGCTGCCGTCCGGCGCGGAGCCCGAATTGTGGCTCGCCGAACACCCCGGTCCGGCCGGGAACCTGCTGCGCAGGTCCCTTTCCGCCGGGGTCCGGACTCTCTGCGCGCCGACGCTCTGTGCGAATCGCTTCTGTCTGCCGCACCGCGACATTCCAGGGCTGAACCGGCAGCTTGTCAAAATTGCGAAAGACGCCGCCGGAACCGTGGGAATTCCCGTCGGCGGAGCGGTAGGCCCCAGCGGCCTTTTCGTCCCGCCGCACGGCGAAGCCGACTTCGACGACATCTACGACGGCTACCGGGAACAGATCCGGTCTCTGGACGAAGCCGGCGCCGATTTTCTTCTTCTGGACGGTCTGCACTCCCTTTCGGACCTGCGGGCCGCCCTGCTCGCCGCACGCACAACCGGGCTTCCCGTCATCGTGCTGATCTCCGTCGACTCCGACGGTCGGACGATGACCGGCGGAAGCCTTCTGCCGGCGCTGATCACCCTGCAGGCCATGGGAGCGGACGCGGTGGGCCTCAGCTGCGCCGCGGAACCGGAGCTGGCGGAGGAGTTCCGGCGGGCACGGCAGCACGCCGCAGTCCCGTTCGCCGTCCGGCTGAGACCCGACGATCTGACCCCGGTGGAACTGGCCGGAGCCGCCGTTCCGTTTCTGGAGGCCGGCGTGAGAATTCTGGGCACGGGCATCGGCGCCGGACCGGAGCATGTGAAAGCCCTGGCGGAGGTCATGAAAAAGTTCGGCCCTCCGGTTCTGCCGGAAGAGCCGGACTGCGATGCCGCAGCCATTGAGCAGGAAGCTTTTTTCCTCGGCGACGATATTGTTCTCAGCGAACCGATCCGCTGCACAAGTTCTCTCGCCGACGACCTGATCGATCTGGACGACGAGCAGGTCACCGCCGCGCTGGTCGACGTGACCGGGATGGATGACGCGGCTCTGCTCGGCGAGGCCGGGGGCATGACCAGGCTGCCGATCGCGGTCCACGCCGACAGCCCGACCGTCCTGGACGCCGCCCTGCGGTATTTTCAAGGGCGGCTGATCATTGACTCCAACTGCCAAATCGAGCGGGAAACTCTCGAACCGCTGGCGGCAAAATACGGCGCAATTCTTTACTGA
- a CDS encoding deoxycytidylate deaminase encodes MKRTDKANYYLDIAETVLERGTCLRRNFGAIIVKNDEIVSTGYTGAPRGRKNCIDLGVCVRESLKVPRGERYELCRSVHAEMNAIISAPRRDMIGATLYLVGREAGSGSYVPDPAPCSLCKRMIINAGITRIVARNNPTDFTVTDVQDWVEKDESLSGKFGY; translated from the coding sequence ATGAAACGCACCGACAAGGCAAATTACTATCTTGATATCGCGGAAACCGTTCTGGAACGGGGAACCTGCCTGAGGCGCAACTTTGGAGCAATTATCGTCAAGAACGACGAGATTGTTTCCACCGGATACACCGGCGCGCCGCGCGGACGGAAGAACTGCATCGACCTCGGCGTCTGCGTAAGGGAATCGCTGAAAGTCCCGCGCGGCGAACGCTATGAGCTCTGCCGTTCCGTCCACGCGGAAATGAACGCGATCATCAGCGCGCCGCGCAGGGACATGATCGGCGCCACGCTGTACCTGGTCGGCCGGGAGGCCGGTTCCGGTTCCTACGTGCCTGACCCGGCCCCCTGCTCGCTGTGCAAGCGGATGATCATCAATGCGGGTATCACCCGGATCGTCGCAAGAAACAATCCCACTGATTTTACCGTGACGGACGTCCAGGACTGGGTGGAAAAAGACGAATCTCTCTCAGGTAAATTCGGATACTGA